In a single window of the Chionomys nivalis chromosome 11, mChiNiv1.1, whole genome shotgun sequence genome:
- the LOC130884195 gene encoding arylacetamide deacetylase-like 4, with the protein MTALWLVLLVNLSTFFLGVFIWAVIQHFLIAEIPSALQHPVKFRCMHCMALFLITMGNILEKLKICSMPRFIQCIHDLSAIKKNHNLMVTNMYFGTIPVRLFQPKTVSSKLRRGIIFYHGGGTICGSLDSYHNLCSFLAQETESVVLSVGYRKLPDHCYPSVPNDCLNATIHFMKGLKSYGVDPSRVVVCGESVGGGAVAIVTQALVNFPSLPKICAQVLITPVTQIIDFRLPSHQQNQNVPFLTKDLLMTSVCKYLDIDLSWKDAIASGTSVPPDTWKKYRKWLAFDNIPRRFKSKSLLPEFPEHFNEAAYLEIRHTLKAEISPLLADDQIIAQLPQAFLVSCENDPLRDDALLYKKRLEDEGVPVTWYHVEDGFHGCIILFDKQPFSFPCSMKIVNAVISYIKGI; encoded by the exons ATGACTGCCCTGTGGCTGGTGTTACTGGTGAATTTGTCTACCTTTTTCCTGGGAGTCTTCATCTGGGCTGTCATTCAGCACTTTCTCATTGCGGAAATTCCCTCCGCCTTGCAGCATCCGGTCAAGTTCAGATGTATGCACTGTATGGCGCTGTTCTTAATTACCATG GGAAATATATTAGAGAAGCTGAAAATTTGCTCCATGCCCAGGTTTATCCAGTGTATTCATGACTTatcagccataaagaagaatcATAATTTGATGGTGACCAACATGTACTTTGGGACAATCCCCGTGAGACTATTCCAGCCCAAGACAGTGTCCTCCAAACTCCGACGAGGCATCATTTTCTACCATGGAGGAGGAACCATATGTGGTAGTCTGG ACAGTTACCACAACCTGTGCAGCTTCCTGGCCCAGGAGACAGAGTCGGTGGTGCTGTCAGTGGG gTACCGCAAGCTTCCTGACCACTGTTACCCTTCTGTTCCTAATGATTGCCTGAATGCCACCATTCACTTCATGAAAGGCCTAAAATCCTATGGGGTAGACCCTTCCCGGGTGGTAGTTTGTGGAGAAAGTGTTGGAGGTGGTGCTGTGGCCATTGTCACCCAGGCCTTGGTCAACTTCCCAAGTCTTCCTAAGATCTGTGCTCAGGTGCTTATTACTCCAGTTACACAGATCATCGATTTCCGATTGccatcacatcaacagaaccaaAATGTCCCATTCCTCACCAAAGACCTACTCATGACGTCTGTGTGTAAATACCTGGACATTGACTTATCTTGGAAAGATGCCATAGCTAGTGGCACCAGTGTTCCCCCAGACACCTGGAAAAAGTACAGGAAATGGCTCGCTTTTGATAACATCCCCAGAAGGTTCAAGAGCAAAAGCCTCCTGCCTGAGTTTCCAGAACATTTCAATGAGGCTGCCTATCTGGAAATCAGGCATACTTTAAAAGCAGAAATTTCACCTCTCCTAGCAGATGACCAGATCATTGCTCAGCTTCCCCAGGCATTCCTGGTGAGCTGTGAGAATGACCCCCTCCGTGATGATGCCTTGCTCTACAAGAAGCGCCTGGAAGATGAAGGCGTCCCTGTGACCTGGTACCATGTGGAGGATGGCTTTCATGGATGCATCATTTTGTTTGATAAGcagcctttctcttttccctgctcCATGAAAATTGTAAATGCTGTCATCAGTTATATAAAGGGCATATGA